In Myxococcota bacterium, the DNA window TGAGCGTCCTTCTGGGAAACGGGGACGGCAGCTTTCAGGCGCCGGATCCCGTCTCGGTGGGGCAGATACCGGAAGCCGCACTGATCGAGGATCTCGACGGGGACTTGATTCCCGACTTGATCGTCGCCAACAACGTCAGCGACGATGTGAGCGTGCTCCTTGGCATCGGGAACGGGACGTTCCAGCAGGACGTGGTGTACCCGACTGGGGATACCCCGCTCGGGCTGGCCCTCGCAGACGTGACTCTCGATGGGAAGCCAGACGTGATTACCGCGAACTGGCGGAGCGACGACGTGAGCGTGCTCCCGGGGAACGGCGACGGCAGCTTTGGCCCGCCTCTGCACTTCGAGGTCGGAGATGCGCCGAGAACAGTGGCGGTCGCCGACTTCGACGGAGATCTCGTTCCCGACTTGGTGACGACGAACGAGGCGAGCGACGACCTCAGCGTGCTGCTCAACCTCTGCGACCGACCCCCGGTGCCGGGGCTCGGGGTCGTGGGGGGTGCGTTGCTCTCCGTGCTCTTGGCGAGTAGGGGTGCGACGCGTGCGCGCCGCAGACGTGTTTGCTGAGCGCTTTCGTCCCCCATCGGGAGCACGTTGGAACACGGCGCCCGTCGATCTGCGAAGGCGCCGAACGGTCGGTGTCATCCCGGGTCCGAGCGAGCGGCCCGCGAAGGTCGTGCCCGGTTCATCGCTGCGAGCCCGAGCAACAAGAGCACGCCCGAGTGGGGTTCGGGGACGGGTGTCAGGCTCTCGATGCTCCCAAGAAAGTCGATCTGACCCCCGTCGACGTCGGTCCAGAACACGCTGAACCCATCGCTCTCGAAGTCGAGGAACGCGGGGAAGTCCGCGCTCCACGAGATCGCCCATACCCACACCGGTCCCGGCAACACTGGAGTCCCTGAGGGAGAGGACTCTCAGGTCGCCCGCCAGCGCGACCGGAACCGCAGAGCCCGGCGTCGCGACGAGCCCCGCGCAAACGCCGAGGACGAGGGGGAAGGGCTTCATGGGGTCTCCGCCAGCTCACGAGTGGCGATGCACCCGACCCCTGCCCAGGATGGGTGGCCCCAGTATGTCAGAAATGGGCTGAGCCCTGTCGTGGCTCTCGTCGGCCTCGGCTCGACGGGTAGCGCCGGCTGAGGTCGCCCGCGGTCGCCTCGCGCCGAGCAGGTTCCGTCGGGACGTGTCAGTCTGGGGTGTCGCTGCGGCGCCGTGGACCACCCGCGCGTGGCCGCCTACGGGAGGCCGCCATGCCCTACGTCGAGACGGGGCGCGTCGTGCACGACGCGGATGCCCACATCCTCGAAACGCCCGATTGGTTCGAGGGCTTCGCGGAAGCGCGGGTGGTGGGCCGCTTGCGAGAGATGCTCGCGCCCTACTGCGGGAGCGAAGTGGATCGCTGCCGGTCGCTGCACGCCGATGCCGCGTACCGCGCGCGCGACCCGGAAGAACTGATGCTCCGCAAGAACTGGCAGGCCACCGGGTCGTTCCTGGCCGAAGACCGGCCGCAGGCGCTGGACCTGCTCGGGTTCGCCAGCCAGCTCATCTTCCCCACCGTGAGCGTGGGCCACCTCGCGGCTCTCGAACATCGCGACGACATGGGCCTGCTCTACGGGACCGCCGAAGCGAGCAATCGGGCGATGAGCGCGTTCTGCGCGGGCGATTCGCGTCTGCTCGCCGTGGGCTACGTGCCCCTCGCCGACCTCGAACGCGTGCCGAGCGCAGCGGAGCAGGCCATCGAGGCCGGCTGTCGCGCACTCCTCGTTCCCTCGCGCTGTCCGCGCCACCACGCCACCAGCCACGCGGCGCTCGATCCGCTGTGGGCGCGCGCCCAGGAGGCGGGGCTGCCGATCCTGTTCCACGTCGGCAACCCGGACGAGTTGTTGAGCGACGCGCACAAGAACAACGGCGCGCCGCCGGTTCCGGACTTCCACGGCGGCAGTGAGAACTTCACCTCGGTGTCGTACATGGCGATCCCGGCCCAGCCGAGCCTCGCCCTCTCGATGCTGATCCTCGACGGCGTCCTCGAGCGCTTCCCCAAGCTGCGGGTGGGTGTGATCGAACTCGGAGCGAGCTGGCTGCCCGGGTTCATGCGGCAGCTCGATTCCGCGGTCGACGCGTTCTCCCGCATGGAGGACCGGCTGAGAGCGCTGTCGCTGAAACCCTCCGAGTACGTCCAGCGGCAGGTGCGGGTGACGCCGTTTCCGGCCGAGGACGCGGGTTGGATCATCGAGCAGGCGGGACCCGAGGTCTGCCTCTTCTCGTCCGACTACCCCCACGTCGAAGGCGGTCGTCATCCGCTCGGGCGCTTCGAGCGCAGCACCGGGCACCTACCGGCGGATGTGCAAGAACGCTTCTACCGCCACAACTTCGAGGACCTGATGGGACCGGCGCTCGAGGGCGTGCTGTAGCCGCATGCCGCCGCGCGAGTACGTCGCGTGCTGGGGTGGGCTCCGCAACGGGGCTCGGACCCGCGGATGACCGAACTCCAGCTCTGGTCCTGGGGGTTCCTCGTCGTTTACGTGGCGGCGATGGTCGGCTTCGGCATCGCCGGCATGCGCCGCGTGCGCGGGGGTGACGACTTCGCGACGGCCCGTAGTGCCTACGGTCCGCTCTTCCTCGCGCTCGCCTTTGCCGCGACGACCGCCAGCGGCGCCACCTTCCTCGGTCTTCCCGGCTTCGCCTACACCAACGGCGTATCGGCCTTCCAGCACACCTTCTTCTACCCGGCGGGGGTGTACCTGGGCGTGCTCATCTGTCTGCGCGCGGTGTCGCGCGCCGGCGCGTCCTTCGGCAACCGCACGATTCCCGAGTTTCTTGGCGACCGCTACCAGTCGGAGCTGTTGCGCGTCTGCTTCGCGCTCTTCTCGCTGATGCTGCTCTTCTATCTGGCGGGGCAGCTGGTGGCGGGCCTGGTGATGTTCGAGCAGCTGCTCGGGCTCTCCCCGGGCTGGGCGCTCGGAATCACGGCGGCGGTGCTCGGCGCCTACGTCGTGATCGGCGGGGCCCACGCCGACATCCTCACCGATGGCACCCAGGGTGGCCTGATGGTGATGCTCTCGCTCGCGGTGGTCGCCATGTTCGTGGTGGGTTTCGGGGTGGGGGAGGGCGCCGGCGCCGTCTTCGACCGGCTCGAGGAACTCGACGCGGGCAACCTCGCGTTCATCCACCCGACCGCGCCGATCTTCGACTCGTGGTGGGACGTGGTTGCCGTCTTCCTGTGTCACGTGCCCCTCGGCTTGCTCCCCCACATCGGCAACAAGCTCTGGGCGCTGCGCGCCGGCACGGACCGTCGCGTCTTCATCGTGGCCTGCTTTGCGCTGGGCTTCGCCCTGCCGCTGATGACCTTCGGCGGCCTGCTCGCGCGGGCGGTGCTCGGGGACGCGCTCCTCGTCTCAGGAGGCGGGAACGCGGCCGTGCCCGCGCTCTTCATTGAACTCCTGCCCGTCTGGCTGGCGGCGTTGCTGGGGGTGGGAATCCTGTCGGCGGTGATGTCGACGGCCGATGGCCTGGTGGTGTCGACCTCCCAGGTGTTCGCGAACGATCTCTACCGCTGCTCGATTGCGCCGCGTTGGCATGCCGACAAGAGCGAGGCCGAGATCGATGTGATCGTGCTGCGCATCAGTCGGATTGCGACGGCCCTGACCCTGGCCGCCGCCTCCGCCATGGCGTGGGCGCTGCTCGACATGAACGTGGCGCTGCTCGTGTGGATCGGGGTCGGCGGGATGATGGCGGCGCTGGCCGGGCCCCTGGTGCTCGGCGTGCTGTGGCAGGGCGTGACCCGCGCGGGAGCCCTCGCGGGCTTCGCGGCGGGCGCGGGCACCTTCATCGTCGCAAAGGCTGCGCTGATCCCCGCGGCGTGGTTCGCCGGGACACCGCTCGCGGAGGCCGCGGTCTGGTTCGAGGCCCAGGCGGTGAGTCCCTACGCCTGCGCGACCCTCGGTGAGTTCGCCTCGGTCGCAGCGACCGTCCTGGTCTCGCGATTCACCGAGCCGCCGTCCCGGGCGCATCTCGAGCGGATCTTCGGCCCACGCTGAATCCCGGGCGCCCCGTGGCGCCGCGAGCCAGTCGCGTCCGCCGGGCAGACCCGCGTGGGTGGCCCGAGTCGCCCTGCACGCGACCTCGGTCGCCGTGGGTGCGCTTCCCAGGGGCGCTGTGCGGGCGCGTTGCGCATTGTCAAATTTGGGATAATTTTCCCAAAAATGAAGACCTGGATCCCGCCCCGGACGGCCCGCTCGCGTACTGGGAGGGGGCGAGGATCCGCCGCGAAGGCGAGGGCCGGTCCCCACCCGGTTCGCCCGGAATCACGCATGAACCCCAGCGAAGCCGCTCCGTTCGCTCTGCCCATCCCCGCCGATCCCCGCCTGTCCAAGGCGCCCATGGCGTACACGGCACGGCGCGTGCCCCGCGCGGTCCTCCGCGCCCTCGACCCGAACGGACGTCCGCGTCCCGGCGATCTCGTGCTCGCCCGGGTCGAGGGCCTGGGGCACCACCGCAAGCTCCATCTCGCCAACGGGCGCCGGCGTCAGCTCTTCATCGGCGACGAGATCGTCGTGGTCTACGCCCACCGCTACGCGCCCAATCAGTTCGAGGCGTCGGTGCCCCGCTCGCTGGGTCCCTGCCACCTCGTCGCCGGCGGTGGCGTGGCCGCCCAGGTCGTCGAGCGCCACAGCCGCCTGTGGCGTGGCCCGACGCGCTTGCGACCGATCGGGCTCGTGACCGAAGAGCCCGGGGGTCCGCCGCTCAACGTCGCGAGCGCCGCTTTGCCTCCGGGGCCGGCGCCCGTGCCGGGTCGCGTGCCCACCCTCGCCGTCGTGGGAACGTCGATGGATTCGGGCAAGACCACGACCGCGGCCCACCTCGCGCGAGGTGCGCGACGCGCGGGGCTGCGCGTGGGGTACGCGAAGGTCACGGGCACCGGCGCTGCGGGGGACCCCTTCCTGCTCGTCGATGCGGGCGCGGACCCGGTGCTGGACTTCACCGATGTCGGGTATGCCTCGACCTACCGCTTGTCGCCCGACGCGGTTCAGCGCGTGTTCACCGAGCTCGTCGGGGCGCTCCAACAGCACGCGGTCGATTGGATCCTGCTCGAGATCGCCGACGGTCTGCTCCAGCCCGAGACCGCCCGGTTGCTGCAGAGCGCGAGCTTCCGGCACCTCTGTGATGACGTCGTGCTCGCAGCCCCGGATGCGATGGGCGCCGTGTGTGGCGTCCTGCAGCTGCGCGAGCTGGGTCGGCGGCCGTTGGCCCTGACGGGCAGCCTCGACGCGGCGCCCTTGCAAGTGCGCGAGGCCACGACGGCAACCGGGGTGCCGGTGCTCGGACATCTGGAGCTCGGCGAGCCGGCGACGATCCAGAAACTCCGGGCGGCGTGCGGTGCCCACCAGGAGGGGGGGGCGGCGGGGTGACCGACGTCTTCCGATATGCGTCTCGCGAAGGCGTCGCGGCCGACGGACTTCCCTACCGCCTCTACGTTCCATCCGGGGTGAACCGCGGCCCGGTCCTGGTCGCGATTCACGGCATCTCGCGAAACGTCGACGAGCACTTCGACGTCTTCGTCCCGGTGGCCGAGCGGCTCGGCTGCGCCCTCGTGACGCCCCTCTTCGACGAGGTGCGCTTCGAAGACTACCAGCGACTCGGCCGTCGGGGGCGCGGCGCGCGCGCGGATCTCGCCCTCCGCAATCTGCTCGAGGAGATCCGCGGTGGGCTCTGGCACGGCACGACCGTCTGGCTCTTCGGCTACTCGGGCGGGGCTCAGTTCGCGCATCGGTACGCGATGGCTCACCCCGAGGACGTCCGGGGCGCGGTGCTGGCGTCGGCGGGTTGGTACACGTTCCCGGATCGCGCCCGCGCCTACCCCTACGGGCTGCGTCTCGGCGCGGAGCTCGCTGCCGCCACCCTGCGACCCGGGGCGTTCCTGCGCGTGCCGATGTTGGCGCTGGTGGGAGACCGGGACACCGAGCGCGACGATGCGTTGCGCAGCGGCCCGGGCATCGATCGACGCCAGGGCTGGGACCGCGTCGAACGCGCTCGCCGTTGGGTCAGCGCAATGCGCGACGCGGCGATCGAGCGTGCGCTCGAGCCGCGGGTGCATTTCTCGACCCTCCCCGGGGTGGGCCACTCCTTCCCCGAAGCGGTCAAGGCCGGGCTCGCGGAGCGGGTCTTCGAGTTTCTGTCGACGGACGCGCCGACCACGGGGGCGCGCTGATGCGCGCCTCGAAGGCAGCGCTGCTCGGGGCCGTCGTGCTCGCGAGCATTGCGAGCGCCGACGAGCGATTCCTGTTGGCATCCGGAGAGGGCGGCGAGCTGTCGGCTTCCACGCGACAGGGCCTCGCGTGGGAGTGGCGTGACCTGCGCGTGCGGTTGGGGGGACGCTTCCACCTGGACGCAGCGATCTTCGACGACGATCGCACCCGGCTGAAGAACGACCTCGACGTGCGCCGCGGCCGACTGCAGCTGCGCGTGCGGTACGGCGATGACTGGCGCCTGCGGGTGGATCGCGAGTTCGCCGACGAGAGTGGCAGCGACAGTCGCGGGTGGCGGAACGTCTGGCTGCGCTGGACACCGCTCCGGAAGGTGCAGCTCCAGGTCGGCAACTTCATTGCGCCCCTGGGGCTCGAGAGCCTGGGCTCTTCGAATACGATTTCCTTCCTCGAGCGGGCGCTCCCGAGCGTGCTGGCTCCCGGTTTTCAGACCGGAGCGATGCTGGCGGCGCGTGGGCGGTTGGGCGACACGCGCCGGCGTCATCACTGGACCTTCGCAGTCTTCGGTGGCATCGAGCCCTTCGGTGTCGAGGAGAACGACACGAAGCGCAGCGAGCACGTGTCCTTCGCGTCGCGCTTGACCTACGCACCCTGGGCGGAGAATCGCCGGGTGCTGCACCTCGGCGCGGCGGTCGAGTATCGGGACAACGACCACCGCAGTCGCTATCGGGTGCGCACGCGCCCCGAATCGTTCCTGGCGGAGCCCCTGCTCAGCACGGGCCGACTCCGGGAAGTCGACGAAGTCACCACCTTCGGGGCCGAGGCGGGGGGCATCTACGGCCCGTTCTCGCTGCAGGGGGAATACCTCCAGAGCTGGCTGTCGCGGCCTTCGCGGTCGCGCTCCCGCCCGGACCCCACCTTTCACGGCTGGTACGTCCAGGGCAGCTGGGTCGTGACCGGAGAGAGCAAGCGCTACAGCCGCTCCCGCGGCGTCTTCGGTGGGGTGCGGCCAAAGGCGCGCTGGGGCGCCGTCGAGCTGGCCGTGCGCGTGAGCGCTCTGGATCTGAACGACGAGACCGTGCGCGGTGGCAGCGCGACCGATATCACCCTCGGCGCGAACTGGTACCTGCGCGAGAACGTGCGCCTGATGTTCAACTACGTGAACGTCGAATCGAAGCAGCGTCGGACCCGACGGAGCGACGATCCCCACCTGTTCCTGTTCCGCTTCGCGGTGTTCCTCTAGCCGTGGCGCGAAGCAGCTCTCGAGCACGGTTGCCGCGCATCTATGCCGCGGGACGACGGGCTCAGCTCTGGCGTCTGATCGCGAACGGGATGGGCCAGGCGCTCCTGGGCGTGGCGATCGCGGGATTGCTTCGAGTGGCCGTCGGATCGGTCGAGACGCCGCGTCCCCCGGTGTTCGCGCTCGCCGGGCTCGTTCTCGCGAGCGCAGCGCTCTGGGGGCTTCGCGTCGTGGAAGCGGGGGACGCCGAGCGCCTGGGTCAGGACTACGTGACGCGCGTACGCCTGCGTCTCTTCGACCGCCTGACGGCCCGACCCGTCCAAGCCGCAGGGCGCTACGGGCTCTCGATGACGCGGATGATCGGCGACCTCAACTCGCTGCGGAACTGGGTGAGTCTCGGGATCGCACGCGCGGCCGTCGCCGGGCTCACGTTGGTGGGACTCGTCGGGGCTTTGCTCGTGATCGACCCGCATCTCGGGGGCGCACTCGCGAGCCTCGTGCCTCTGACCGGGATGGCCGCCGCGTGGGTAAGCCGGCCGCTGCGCCAACGGGTGCGCGAGACGCGACGGCGTCGCGGTCGCTTGGCGAGCAATCTCGGCGAGAAGCTCCTGGCGGCCGCGACCCTGCGCGGGCTCGGGCGCACCCGTCGCGAGCTTCGCCGCGTGCGCCGCCAGAGTGAGCGCCTGCGCGACGCGGCCGTCGCGCGGGCGCGTACTGCCCATGCGTTGCGCGCCCTTCCCGCCGCACTCTTGCCCATGGCGATCGCCGTCGCGCTTGCCGTCGCCGCCGTGGATGGAGCCTCTGCTCCGGACCTCGTCGTGGCGGTCTGGCTCGGCGGCATGGTCGCGGCGGCGCTCGGGGAGCTGACCCGCGCGTGGGATTACCGGCTCGCGTTCGAGGAAGGGCGCGAACGCATTGGGGATGCGCTCTTGGCCCCGCACTTGAGGGAGTCGCGGGATGCCATCGCCCTTCCCGGGGTCGGTCCGCTCGCAGTCGAGGTGGAGTCTTGGGCGCCACCGGCGGGCGGGCCGGCCCTCTCGTTCCGCGCGCGCGCGGGCGAAACCGTGCTGGTCAGCGGGCCGAGCGGCTCGGGGAAGTCGCGGCTGCTCCAGGTGCTGGCCGGACAGCATCCCGTCGAGGACGGCGTGCTCTGGCTCGATGAGGCGCCCCTCCGGCGCCTTCGCTTCGATTCGGTCCGTGAGAGTGTGGGGCTCGTCTCGCCCGATCTGCCGCTCTTGCGCGGGAGCGTGCTCGAGAACCTCGACGCCACGACCGCCGACCGCGACGACCCGTGGTTGGTCGCGTTGGTGGCCGCCTGCGGCCTCGGTCGGGACGTCCTGGGTCTACTCGACGGGCTCGACACGGTGATCGAGGAGCAGGGGCGCAACGTTCCCCAGAGTACGAGGGCGCGGATTTCCCTGGCGCGGGCGGCGTGGCCGCGTCCGCGTCTGCTGCTCGTGGACGACCCCGCCTTCTCTCTCGATGCGCGCGCGCGTTCGGCGCTCGGCCTCGTGACTGCGCGCCTCGAGGCCACGACGATCATCGTCGGCGACGAGGCGCATCCACCGATCCCGCCGGACCGGATCTGGCGCCTGGCGCCACGCACGGCCAACTCGCCAGGAGCGACCCTGGCCGAGGAGCGCCGGCATCTCGACGAGCCAGCGCGCCGTCACGTGGTCTAGCGTCGTCGGAGCTTCGCGAGTCCGAGCAGGAGTGCGAGCCCGCTGGCGAGGAGGCCCCTGCGGCCGGGCTCGGGGAGGCGGAAGACGCGGACGTCGCCCGTGGCCTCGCCCACCAGGACGTCGGGGTCGCCGTCGCCGTCGAAGTCGCCGAGGCCCGGCTGGGCGTCGTCGCCGACGTCGATGCCGTCGAAGAGACTGCGATTCCCGACCTGCTCGACGAAGCTCGGGGCGATGGCGGTGCCGTCGTTGCGGTAGACGGCGAGGGTCCCGTCGGCCGCGCCCAGTGTGAGGTCGAGATCACCGTCGCCCTCGAGGTCGGCGAGGGCGGGCGCACTCGCCGATGCCGTGCCGATCGTGTCGAAGGGGTTCGCGGCACCCGTGTTTTCGGTGAAACTCGGGGCGATGCGCGAGCCCGT includes these proteins:
- a CDS encoding porin, coding for MRASKAALLGAVVLASIASADERFLLASGEGGELSASTRQGLAWEWRDLRVRLGGRFHLDAAIFDDDRTRLKNDLDVRRGRLQLRVRYGDDWRLRVDREFADESGSDSRGWRNVWLRWTPLRKVQLQVGNFIAPLGLESLGSSNTISFLERALPSVLAPGFQTGAMLAARGRLGDTRRRHHWTFAVFGGIEPFGVEENDTKRSEHVSFASRLTYAPWAENRRVLHLGAAVEYRDNDHRSRYRVRTRPESFLAEPLLSTGRLREVDEVTTFGAEAGGIYGPFSLQGEYLQSWLSRPSRSRSRPDPTFHGWYVQGSWVVTGESKRYSRSRGVFGGVRPKARWGAVELAVRVSALDLNDETVRGGSATDITLGANWYLRENVRLMFNYVNVESKQRRTRRSDDPHLFLFRFAVFL
- a CDS encoding sodium:solute symporter family protein, with protein sequence MTELQLWSWGFLVVYVAAMVGFGIAGMRRVRGGDDFATARSAYGPLFLALAFAATTASGATFLGLPGFAYTNGVSAFQHTFFYPAGVYLGVLICLRAVSRAGASFGNRTIPEFLGDRYQSELLRVCFALFSLMLLFYLAGQLVAGLVMFEQLLGLSPGWALGITAAVLGAYVVIGGAHADILTDGTQGGLMVMLSLAVVAMFVVGFGVGEGAGAVFDRLEELDAGNLAFIHPTAPIFDSWWDVVAVFLCHVPLGLLPHIGNKLWALRAGTDRRVFIVACFALGFALPLMTFGGLLARAVLGDALLVSGGGNAAVPALFIELLPVWLAALLGVGILSAVMSTADGLVVSTSQVFANDLYRCSIAPRWHADKSEAEIDVIVLRISRIATALTLAAASAMAWALLDMNVALLVWIGVGGMMAALAGPLVLGVLWQGVTRAGALAGFAAGAGTFIVAKAALIPAAWFAGTPLAEAAVWFEAQAVSPYACATLGEFASVAATVLVSRFTEPPSRAHLERIFGPR
- a CDS encoding ABC transporter ATP-binding protein; translated protein: MPRIYAAGRRAQLWRLIANGMGQALLGVAIAGLLRVAVGSVETPRPPVFALAGLVLASAALWGLRVVEAGDAERLGQDYVTRVRLRLFDRLTARPVQAAGRYGLSMTRMIGDLNSLRNWVSLGIARAAVAGLTLVGLVGALLVIDPHLGGALASLVPLTGMAAAWVSRPLRQRVRETRRRRGRLASNLGEKLLAAATLRGLGRTRRELRRVRRQSERLRDAAVARARTAHALRALPAALLPMAIAVALAVAAVDGASAPDLVVAVWLGGMVAAALGELTRAWDYRLAFEEGRERIGDALLAPHLRESRDAIALPGVGPLAVEVESWAPPAGGPALSFRARAGETVLVSGPSGSGKSRLLQVLAGQHPVEDGVLWLDEAPLRRLRFDSVRESVGLVSPDLPLLRGSVLENLDATTADRDDPWLVALVAACGLGRDVLGLLDGLDTVIEEQGRNVPQSTRARISLARAAWPRPRLLLVDDPAFSLDARARSALGLVTARLEATTIIVGDEAHPPIPPDRIWRLAPRTANSPGATLAEERRHLDEPARRHVV
- a CDS encoding alpha/beta hydrolase, which translates into the protein MTDVFRYASREGVAADGLPYRLYVPSGVNRGPVLVAIHGISRNVDEHFDVFVPVAERLGCALVTPLFDEVRFEDYQRLGRRGRGARADLALRNLLEEIRGGLWHGTTVWLFGYSGGAQFAHRYAMAHPEDVRGAVLASAGWYTFPDRARAYPYGLRLGAELAAATLRPGAFLRVPMLALVGDRDTERDDALRSGPGIDRRQGWDRVERARRWVSAMRDAAIERALEPRVHFSTLPGVGHSFPEAVKAGLAERVFEFLSTDAPTTGAR
- a CDS encoding amidohydrolase family protein, which gives rise to MPYVETGRVVHDADAHILETPDWFEGFAEARVVGRLREMLAPYCGSEVDRCRSLHADAAYRARDPEELMLRKNWQATGSFLAEDRPQALDLLGFASQLIFPTVSVGHLAALEHRDDMGLLYGTAEASNRAMSAFCAGDSRLLAVGYVPLADLERVPSAAEQAIEAGCRALLVPSRCPRHHATSHAALDPLWARAQEAGLPILFHVGNPDELLSDAHKNNGAPPVPDFHGGSENFTSVSYMAIPAQPSLALSMLILDGVLERFPKLRVGVIELGASWLPGFMRQLDSAVDAFSRMEDRLRALSLKPSEYVQRQVRVTPFPAEDAGWIIEQAGPEVCLFSSDYPHVEGGRHPLGRFERSTGHLPADVQERFYRHNFEDLMGPALEGVL
- a CDS encoding DUF1611 domain-containing protein, yielding MNPSEAAPFALPIPADPRLSKAPMAYTARRVPRAVLRALDPNGRPRPGDLVLARVEGLGHHRKLHLANGRRRQLFIGDEIVVVYAHRYAPNQFEASVPRSLGPCHLVAGGGVAAQVVERHSRLWRGPTRLRPIGLVTEEPGGPPLNVASAALPPGPAPVPGRVPTLAVVGTSMDSGKTTTAAHLARGARRAGLRVGYAKVTGTGAAGDPFLLVDAGADPVLDFTDVGYASTYRLSPDAVQRVFTELVGALQQHAVDWILLEIADGLLQPETARLLQSASFRHLCDDVVLAAPDAMGAVCGVLQLRELGRRPLALTGSLDAAPLQVREATTATGVPVLGHLELGEPATIQKLRAACGAHQEGGAAG
- a CDS encoding PEP-CTERM sorting domain-containing protein (PEP-CTERM proteins occur, often in large numbers, in the proteomes of bacteria that also encode an exosortase, a predicted intramembrane cysteine proteinase. The presence of a PEP-CTERM domain at a protein's C-terminus predicts cleavage within the sorting domain, followed by covalent anchoring to some some component of the (usually Gram-negative) cell surface. Many PEP-CTERM proteins exhibit an unusual sequence composition that includes large numbers of potential glycosylation sites. Expression of one such protein has been shown restore the ability of a bacterium to form floc, a type of biofilm.), which gives rise to MPGPVWVWAISWSADFPAFLDFESDGFSVFWTDVDGGQIDFLGSIESLTPVPEPHSGVLLLLGLAAMNRARPSRAARSDPG